aaagagattattacatataatttatatatatatatatatattatcttttataattgtataaaatttatattttatattacaaAAAAAACTCATATTTTTATGAGAAAGAAAAcattatttttatgtatattaatttattttataatttattattaatttaatttttaaaatatttagctAATTGGTTGATAATTTAAGAAGGAAAAATTTTCAGAGATGTAGATTTGTAATGTCCCCATCTTATCGACTGTCCACCTATAAAATGATTTCGACACAATGAATGTATCGCTATCATGTTTCTTCAACACTGTTTTGGATAAACAATTAAaagagtgtatatatatatattcttggaTCATTCTAGACAATTTACataattatttcatttttcttgctagaAATTATTGAGGTAAACTCTAGCTCTTAACACTCACAAACATAAATAAATCTCCTCGCATCCAAAATCCTCCATCAAGCCCCACTAATGTGGCCGCTTACTAGCATAAAACTCCTCGAAGCATCTATATATACCTACCAtttatcttaaaaaaaataatttttgcttttttttaatagtattttttttatttgcaaatttaaatttaactttttataaaacgaaaatatttttataaaattaacaaTCAGAAGTAATTCCACCATTACAATGATCTACATCATCCCAATGCGTATATTaagattattaaaaataaaaaaattcaaatatttgtcatatttttctattattttacaacaaaaattaaaaatatataaataataattaagaaattgaatcaaatagTATAAAACAACACTTCTTACAAAACAAACTTAACAAAACAATTAAGAATAATTTAAAAAACCAAGTAGACAGATTTTGTAAATTACATATATTAATGATACGTAAATAAACATATAAGAACCCATAAACACTCTAATATTTCCTaaagcaaatatatatatatatatatatatatatatatattgatttataGCAGTGCAAGCCACTGGACACTAGCTGGACATAATTAAACTGATGACTAGACTTCATTATTAATCAATGACATTGCTTCTAACTAACCCTTCTCTATTTTCTTTGAAAACATCTAATTTCGTTTTCAGTAAGCTACCTTATATTATATATGTATCCTTGATAGTCGATAGTGACACTACTTAAGCTCTATTTATTCTAGCTGTTGAATTTTAACACAACATATGATATAATTAGCCCTAGAAGCATGAATATATAAGATATTAAATGGCAACCAAAAGATAGCAGTAAAAAAGTTTTGGCAATTCATTTGATATACACATAGCAATTAACAAAAAGAGAGAAGGGTTGGGCCATTTGGAAGGTTCTCTTCGTCCCCCAACTGTCCAACCCCCCGGCGTGGCATGTAGAGCACAAATTAAGCACGTTAACCATCAATTCCCAGTTCCTTCGAACCCATCTATCACATTGTTTCTTGTTCTTGttgcttctttttctttcttttttgggTCCCCAAATCTTGTCTATTTGCATAGATACAAATAAACTACACTACAGGCCATCCCTTCTTGGTTTAGACTTTAGAGCACCCTTACACCTACTGACATTTActtaatgtatatataattatcgTACATAATTTGCTTCTCCAGCTTAGCAAGAAACTTATTAGGTGATAGATTAGGATAAAGCATATACCTGAAATGAGaggtctttctttctttcttgtccATTTTCAAAGACCCAAACTTAGAGCTGCCTTAACGTCTAGCCTCCATGCAAACCCACCAGATTCCATCTTCCACACATCACACGGAACCATTTGTGAGAACTTCTCCTTCGGCCACGTGTACTGTAACCTAACCCAGCACGTAAACGTTGGGTAGTACAGATATGGCAATATTTTCTCTTTCATCACCAGCCTCACCGTAATGATCTCTTCCACCGACGAGTACGGCCCGTCGGTATTTTCCGGTCTCACCATCACCATCCTTCTGTATGCTTCGTTCACCCACTCTACTCTGCTTCTACCATCCGATATAAACCCCGGACACGTGTCCCTGTTCAGATTATTCATTTTCTCCATGTCCGTACACCCTAACCCGTCCGCCACTTCCATGCACGTGTCTGTCACGCTCTCCACCGTCACCCACGTCTCTATTACTCTCTTCTCTGCCATCGCAGCCGTCCGATCTGCAAAGGCAAGGGAACTCAGATCACCGGTTACCTGTGTTCTGGACTCAAACAACACGGAAGGATCCGTATGCTCTTGCACCTGATCTTTTCTATCGGTACGATCAACACCACTGCTAGATCCTTTAACTAGGGGTGAATTTTTTTTTAGATCAGTTTTCTCTGGTAGTAACTGGAGCGTGAAAAGCTTCTCGTTTGAATCATCTTCTCTACCAGCTCTTTCTAGATCTGAtgatttcctttttcttcttttgtaGTATTCGTTTGTCTTCTTAACCCTAACATACTTTCTCTTCGTCCTTACGCTAGTAACCAAACCGTTCTTGTTCTCTGGCTTCCAGCCGTCGGTTGCTGGTTTGGGAGCAATCGGCCTGAATCTGAGCATTATCGGGTTGATTATCGTCTTATCCTGAGCACCAGGGGCGCATGATATCACGCGCCACCCTTCCCCGCCATCCATCTTCCCTCAAGCACCACCTCACtccactctctctctctgtctctaacCGAGCAAACTCTCTGGTCTCTGCCCCTCTTAGAGTCtgttctctctcttctctctctctctctctgtgtgagGAAACACTGACCATAATCATAACGGCATCACCGTGGCTGGGCAAAGAAGCACCACGTGTCTAGTTCAACTCGAACATAGTTGAGAGAGGTGATTGGTGGAATTTTATTTCTGGGTGGAGCCCACTGAATAAATTGACGCTATTAAGCTTTCTAATTGGCTCCTTAATGACCAATGAGAGAAGAAGACGTGTCGCATTATCCTGGAAAGTCGGTACACGTTGGCTTGCTTTGGGATGTTGCATAAAAAGTGATGTCGAAGTGGAGAGCGCTTTCGAGAGTAGGTTCGAGTAAGTGAACACGTGGTTCAATCCTGCTAACTTGGAACAAGTTATTTGGATTTCATGATctgcaattctttttttttttttttttttcacttcccTCACTCTTCTTTTCGCGCGTGAGATTCATGTAAAAAAAAATAGGAATAGTAAAATATCATgaaacttatttaaatttaaatttgattaatatttttaaaatttaaatttatcttaaattcaattaaaatttattttcaactacttaaatttatcttaaattaaattgttattatcagaaaaatatttaaatttatttaattttatatatttaattaataatttatataaaatttatttttattaataatttatattttaaaaatttaataatttcataaaatattttaattttattttatataaaataaaatatataaaatttataaatattattataaaaatatatattttatatttaattaaatatttatataaatagatttcGATAACGAATATTCAATATGTAAAACCTGAACTTGATCTAAACCCATCACGAGTATCAAATTTCAAATCTAAAACCATCTTAAACCTGATTATATACTATCCAAACACATCTTATTAGGATTTATTCAAATTGAATACTAAAAAAAATCCTACTCATTGCCATCCCTACTAAAGAATTATAACTTtctattaagtaaaaaaaaaataaaaaaaaaatattgcaaaaaaattataatttaattagcatggaatatattataaatcAAATCATTTTCATGTGTAAAAGTCTTAGTCTTAAATAATATAAAGCTAAATTAAAATGGAGTTTGCAATAATGAAATGATTGTTTCTTAAGTCTTatgtttaataataaaaaaattattatttaattttttattctaagaaaattaattattttttattttaaaaaatatattgattAATCTCATATGTTTATTAGATTTATTTTTTAGTTCGTTATATTATTTTaagtatataatttaaaaaatataattatataatcatttattttttaagtcttaaattatttgatttttattttatttaaatttaaattaaacgaaagtattataaaaaaagtaataaaaatataataattataaatttttaaaatgtgagaattaaataattaattttattaaatagatgaattaaatattaaaggattaaaaatataattttggcaaaaagaaaaATAGGTTTACGATGATTAATGTTAAAGAGGGAATATGGGTGAGAGTGGGCTAAGGTTGGTTTTGTTTAGCGGAAACGAGAGACGGTGTGATGAGGACGCGTGGATGGTCCGATGACGAATCGGATCCTATAAGAAATTTGGTGTCATTGTCATCCGTGGATATGATACTATACCATGTATGCTAGAATAAGCGAACTCTGTCCTCCAACCAGTATTCACGTTTAACAAATGCAAGACATAACTCCTAACCTTCTCTTGATCATAGATGTAGTTTTGGTGTGACCTATCTAAAGGTAGATGATCTCATATGGCTGAAAATATTATAAAGGCAAAGGGCCTGTTTAAACCTTTAAAATTTAagctaataattatataaatctttaaaatattttaaagttgaattaaaatttttcaattattTGAAATAATCACATAactctaaattcattttaaattggtCCAGTTTAAACCAAAAGCTTACGTGACTCacaaattccattttcttttcacaTCTTTCCGTCAATCTGTTTCATCTAATCAACTTGACTCTTGCCCTGCAAGTACATGGGCATCAAAAACCCATTAGTTATAGAAgaattcaactctaatttcttcttcatttccttttttctttttttttttcttttccaattAGTAATATCGCATGAGCAACGTCAAAATCTATTAGTTACAAAATGAAATTGGATCTTTTAAAACCCTAACAATGGCTGCAAGCGATCCATTGCCCATTTGCTCCAAAGCATCCCATCTCTGCCTCTGCATTCGGATAAAGACTTTGGATCATGAGAAAAAATGCAAAGGAATCCTTCTCTCTTTCCTTGCAAATATGTTCCAATAACAAGATGGGAAAAAACGTTTTGATGCCCATGCAGCATGCTTGTATTAGAAATTTGATAACAAACTTGTTTTAGTTCCTCACAAGGATTTGTAACTCCATATTTCACTTAGCGCTCAAACTCTGTTTAATCTCACTCAGCATGTAGGTTTTCTTATTTCATGGTATGGTTTCTCACTAGTTTCGGCTTCTTTGTTCAATTTATCAATTTGGGTTGTGAATCATTACATTGTTGTCCTGCTTGAAGTGGGATGATTTGGATTTCTTTATCATCTTTGCTTGCTTATTTTGTGCAATCTGAGAAATCTATTTGCCAATTTGTTGAATTTTAGCTTATTCCGTTAATCCTTTTCATAATTGTATCACATCATAATTACTTGGTTGTCAAAAGgttttgaaaattatatttgaTCTTGATTTACTTTTGATATTTACTTCAATTTTTAATGAGTTAAATAAAACTTGATATTGAATGCAGAAATTGAGGAACTCAAGTGCCTTCCCCTAGGTTACAATACTTCATTAAAGTATCAGGTTTCTGTGCTCCTTTTATACTGAGATACACTCAACTATAGTGATTAGTAGTGTGAATATGGAAGAGCAAATTGAAAGAAATGCTCTAtgcttttctataaaaatttggaGATTTTAGTTGTGTATATGTTTCAAGTTTCAGTTACACACCGTTTGTCTCTATTAATTTTGGATTTAAATGTGTGGTTTTAAAtagttatgtaacacccctgattttttatatattattattgggcttcgtgtaggtatcctcaattcgcggaaattcgacagttgtccggatctgtgaatttccggccagaccaTCTAGGAAAAGTCTCAATTGGATcgagttttggctaccccaccattgtcgggcATCCCGAGCTGcgttcaagtcggaatcggcaaaggtaaacccgaaccttgctttttcgtaattttctagtgcttaaatatgattaaaaattcataaaatattcgtggtagcttagaaaattacgattctttttgcaatagcttagtaatattgctaaggaccgcggggcaaagttttataatttttagagcttgtttgggcaatttttgcaaaaatgatcaattataaggactaaattgaaatttttccatattgtgatgaatgattgatttgatgggcccaggatgggctgtgtgatgtgattgagttgtggatatatggattgtggatatagaagtgtgttttgagcccttttacaggttgggtaggtcctaggtataggggagactctgccggattttcggcatgacttaggacgtatttggtcttttctttatttgtattgagtcatttgtgttaaataaatgtaatgtaattgtcgtgagtcgatgccttcttcctccgccgccCGCCAcaatgattgtcgtcaagtccgtgagtaaaatattaattttaattataatttcgatattattatatgttcagcatgcccatgcatcacttatatgcatatatttatgtagttaaactctaggcacgatttatgttgcattcataactgttaatgtgccatgagtgttgttgtggtaatttggagcagtgtgcgtgcgttggcgtgcgtgtgatgtggtgtggactatggataggacggggtagtcacggcttgagttcttcgctgggacccgttccttcgaggggtagtcacggcttgagttcttcgatgggaccctcgatttggtttattgcgaaagtccgcttgagttcttcggCACCAAGTTGGatctaagagagctgtataggggatcagctcccaatatattatgattgatgctacagggtgcgtgagtgctccaaattacctttttgatgctatgatgtgaatatgatgttgatgttgcatttcacgctacagggtgcattagttacagatagttatagagattatggttaaaattgatattttactctctgagtcgaacgctcactcctgttcaaaaatttttacaggccacaggaggatatttttttgaggttaacctgctttctccctcgcaggtcgattactactgtttgtataaacttgttaaatcttagaatttccgcatgtgttagaaatgtttatttgatttgggtctgtaaactaaattattatttttggacctgtaaacttaaatgtgctatgcatgtttgatggattggatgagggagctgagctcccatttattttatgttgatgagtatgtggagggtgagctgagctccccaattgactatatattgtgtttacaggtcgggtgagtcgaaaactccccgttggaaagtccattttatggccggactctgtccgtttgttttcttgaatttgggcccaatgggccttagaattgggtaaatgaagcagttaaggcttactacgggcctcggggctttagggtcgcctgtgtcctagtccggcccataggttgggtcgtgacaaatgtggtatcgagcttaggctccattcttaggaatgtttgtctaaaatgttgggaagagtctactaggagtcacatgagtataggattctgcttcgtcttttcctgtaattctttgtttctagattctacgttatacctcggaaatataagattacctcgcttagtgtcttgattttcgtggagtacaaaatgtgaaatagagttagtagacatgtgagatctatcatgaggatacgtactccaagaaatgttatatttttgtcaagatgggtttaaatggtgtgcccatttcgtaagacacgagtacataaaagtgagtcttaaaagtacaatgttgcctagataaggatgaggataccactcatcggtagatgacccaaatgtaataagtttgtgataatagaagattcggagagataagaaattaggagacctagtccgtcagacgtatcgtagtaactatacaatgttctcgatgtccgctctgTAAGTCGCAGACATgcatcgacatgagattattgtgtagagtcgctgcatccccgtggtgctccataatgagggtgtttgagatggcttcgctTTGGTACAGCTTATGCCGAacgagttctatatttgcagaggagttgggaactccggttaagagtctagagttagaatattgaaaggtcacggttgggtgataactagagtcggtGACTCGCCATTgagatgagctagagttacatcaagagttgccatcggactgcaggtttcgactagttgcaaagtaaaggtgacacttatagagtgagaatagtataccttgtgtgtatcaagatggaataaagtacaactctactacctagagaaggtcgaaactatgaattgatgatttatagagctatgatatgataaaagagtcattaacttgacatggttctggcaaggtggtagatgtagtacctttgttgcagcaagttaggatatagtcctatctttcgtaatggatcgaaggttattaccgataatgatgacttatggaatagtgtcccggaTGGaccgtagagtgtggtagagagtagttggctcgggtatcccggagaggatacaagttccattataggaatcatatataatcagatcacgatggatgtaaatcctttgaattggatgacgggtttgggtgcccgaaatcttaagttttggaattgagtaaacatggaaaataataataataataatagtgttaagagtaataaattagcgaagataaatcacgtaaggccaatggataaagaaagtgcgaatgaaagtttgggcaattgattgcagatgcaatataatctaaatgctagtggaagtactagctagagtggtcaaaggaccaaactgAGTAGCacggacatatgataacgcgatagagactcaaagatatagttagcaagtacactattatgttaggaagaagaatggaaccgtggatagaatagtcaagttctattttgggtaagacaaaggaaataaatgaaaggacaacctaaagagcgcataataaaaggaacaaagttaagatataggataggctaagtgttattcttggcaaggagaatgacaaggatggaaaacccaaaatgggaccacattagtgagaaaagtgatggaggtgtggaatacaataataatgagtaaatgttagaaggtgtgcgatggtattgcggactacctaaataggtagagaaagagaagttagtaagcgataagttgaataaaagtcacctaagggatcaaataggtatgatgagaggaaaagaatgatagataatgacacataggttttaggttagacttttgagatagtgagaaggtagttagaggttcataTGAATGTcgtgcaaacatttttagtgtgatcaacgtaatcactttgtagtgaagcaataacgacaggacaatagtaggggtagaactaaaagtgacaagtccggatggttataaatcaagagaaagttcaaggatcaaattaatgaccctagataagggtggaattagtgttggaataatttattagtgagagaaatctttcagaatcaacaaaagttaatggcacaataaaaacgatgatagatatgaatcataggtcgagtataagtaaagttaataaattataaaatattatgtcaagaaggaaaatggtactgaaagggttcatgcagatgataccttataggtagagcataattgtgctaggagatgatgaaatttggagagaaagaccaagaaacttaggtgaaacgttataatatgacaatcgggtgtagttgaatataagaggatattttctttcttttcaagtttagcttgtgcttttggttctagaaggttatataaggaacagccgagtcaaggagacctagttattgagagtttagtaggcacaaattcatacataatttcctgatatgagaatgacagtaagtgcatacctagtattaagtatgaaaggacgaacagagtaatgacatgagttaaattgagttagctactaaggcttgcaacctgctttaaactatgagctggaggaagtactatttatggttgagattcaatagatgaaattgttgctgatgggtaatttgaggttgaagtttagaaagctatgggcagtatatatgattatattaaggagaatgaacacgtgaagtatcttgtttggaattaaggcatgacacatatttcctacagtgttagttcggatggaacttatagtttatggggctcatattcatccagataagcaatttactactaaggctgatagggaatgataatgttctgatagttaagttggaaaaaaaaaaaaggggatacaagaaaaaaaaaaaattctatgggtaattataagtgttacataaggtgaagaatgtgctggtaggagtaaatcatagggttagaattcttgaagtaatgaaactagtattcaagataagactaagaaataaaaagaaagttaaagttgatgatgggatagacatctttgaaggaaaaggtgtaaggatgagataggactaaaattaaggaataagtacaacaggttgaaatgataccaacaataccaaaaataggaaaagggaagtggataagatgcaaaggacagaagagagctcgatagagtcgcttataatgatgaggataaggagtgtctaaccattgcccctgtgttaacactacctatgagcggtgaaggatacaccgtgtactgtgacgcctccagagttggcctagggtgtgttttgatgcggaatggaaaagtagtggcttatgcttcaaggcagctgaagaggcatgagcagaactatcccacccatgatttggaaatggcggctgtattctttgcactaaaaatctggagacactacctgtatggtgaagtgtgcgagatatacaccgaccataagagtttgaagtacatcttctaacagagggatttaaacttgagacagaggagatggatgaagcttctggaagactatgattgccccatccagtaccaccctgggaaggccaatgtagtagcagatgctttaagcagaaaatcttccaGCGCttggcacatttcagcagagaagagactgttgattcaggaggtacatgagttgatggatcaaggtttaatcctagatctttcagatgatggggtattgttggctcacttttcagtgaggccagacttgagggacagagttagagtttcccagcatagagaccaacaattgatgaagatcatagaaagagtacagcaaggtgaaggtggtgagtttgggtttgccaatgatggcgccctagtgcaaggttctaggatatgtgtgcccgatgtggacaacctcaggaatgaaatcatgcgagaggcacactatacatgaCAAGAttcacctgtgttccaccaagatgtaccatgatgtgaaagatagctattggtggaatggcatgaagagagacatagccgactttgtgtccaagtgcttgacttgtcgaaggtgaagtttgaacactgagaccgtcaaggaagctgcaagagctcctatcccgtaatggaagtgggaaatgagtactatggattttgtggatcgGTTGCCTGcatcacgcgaggatatgattcgatatgggtaattgtagaccgcttgaccaaatcagctcacttcttaccagaagactacatactgtggcacaagatgcccggctctacattcgagaaatagtcgattgcatggagttccggcccaTAATATCCGACAGAGGGTCCcgctcacttctcggttttggagaaagttgcaggaggcacttggcacacgctgaacttaagtacggctttccaccctcgacagacggacaaattgaaggacgatccaaacatcgaagacatgcttcgcatgagtgttttggattttggaggtcaatgggatgagcaactAGCTTTAGTGAAGTTTGCCTACAACAgcttatcactccaaagatagggttggcacc
The Hevea brasiliensis isolate MT/VB/25A 57/8 chromosome 18, ASM3005281v1, whole genome shotgun sequence genome window above contains:
- the LOC110662872 gene encoding uncharacterized protein LOC110662872, which produces MDGGEGWRVISCAPGAQDKTIINPIMLRFRPIAPKPATDGWKPENKNGLVTSVRTKRKYVRVKKTNEYYKRRKRKSSDLERAGREDDSNEKLFTLQLLPEKTDLKKNSPLVKGSSSGVDRTDRKDQVQEHTDPSVLFESRTQVTGDLSSLAFADRTAAMAEKRVIETWVTVESVTDTCMEVADGLGCTDMEKMNNLNRDTCPGFISDGRSRVEWVNEAYRRMVMVRPENTDGPYSSVEEIITVRLVMKEKILPYLYYPTFTCWVRLQYTWPKEKFSQMVPCDVWKMESGGFAWRLDVKAALSLGL